Genomic window (Enterobacteriaceae bacterium 4M9):
AGGGTTTTGAAACCATTGCTCTGGATCGCAGAGAAGTGTACGAACACGTCTTTGCTGCCATCTTCCGGAGTAATGAAGCCGAAACCTTTGGACTCATTAAACCACTTAACGTTACCTTTAATCTTAGACATCAATATTACCTTTACATGAAAAACGACACAAATGCTGTGTCGGACACCAGTACATCAATTGTGGTGGCTTTTGTCCAGTCGAACTTTGCTAAAAAGTGATAATTATCGCCAACTTTTTTTTACAGCGTGATTTACGCCTTATTTTTCAAAGAGTCGGCACAAAACATCGTTCAAAAAATATTCAACCTCAAAACTGGACACGTAACCAGGCAAAGTAAACATTACCGTTATTGTAGGTTCCAGGGATGTAAGTCATCTGGAACGTTGCCGGACCATACCCGATGGATGCTAACGGCAGTACCGCCGGAATGGGAATGTACTTCCAGTTATCGCGCGCCGTCACCCCGGCAGTGTAGCCAAGGCCAAGACGGAAATTGTCGTCCGGCAGCGGGCGCCAGGTCGCTTCCCAGCCATAACCGGCAAACGGTTCCCATTTGTTGTAAGAGTCTTTAAAGGCCATCACATACAGCCCGTGCCAGTTGCCTTTTTCATCCCAACGCGACTGACCGATACCGGCTCCCCACGGGCGCTCATTATATTCGTCCGTTTTGTCTTTATCGTAGGCAAAACGCGCATGCCAGGTAATTGCCGGTATATAAAGATCGACATGCTGCGGCTCGTTCCATGTCTTTACAACGTTATCGGTAAAGGTGGAAAACCAGCCTTTCTCCTCACCGCTGGCGGCAAGCGCAGCAGAAGACATAAACAACTGAGCGACTAATACACTCAAAATAAAGAAATACTTATTCAGTGTTCTCACTTTTTTTATTACCATCATCACAAATCCTGACCCATAAATTACATGCTAACAGCTTAATCAAAGCTCAATGAGGTTCCACCCTGACAGGAACATATTATGCCTTTTTCTGGCGGCTTTACTCCATAATCCCAGGCCGATAAATTTCCTAATTTTTAGCGCAGCATGAGCCCATTGACTAACTCCCTGAAAAACAGGCCAATCCCTATTAACCACTTCATTAACATGGTCTTTATTGTCAGCCGAACAACAGAAGTCCGGCCTGATCATTGAGGGTGAACAGGTTCCTGGTTATCAACGTTATTGGCCATGCTGATGTAAGGAATTAAATTAAGCATTT
Coding sequences:
- a CDS encoding phospholipid:lipid A palmitoyltransferase, translated to MVIKKVRTLNKYFFILSVLVAQLFMSSAALAASGEEKGWFSTFTDNVVKTWNEPQHVDLYIPAITWHARFAYDKDKTDEYNERPWGAGIGQSRWDEKGNWHGLYVMAFKDSYNKWEPFAGYGWEATWRPLPDDNFRLGLGYTAGVTARDNWKYIPIPAVLPLASIGYGPATFQMTYIPGTYNNGNVYFAWLRVQF
- the cspE gene encoding transcription antiterminator/RNA stability regulator CspE; the encoded protein is MSKIKGNVKWFNESKGFGFITPEDGSKDVFVHFSAIQSNGFKTLAEGQRVEFEITNGAKGPSAANVIAI